AATCATTTTTGTCTTTTCAAATTCTAAAAGGACAAGGGATCTCGTTAGAAAATTCTAAAAGGACAAGGGATTTCATTTTAATATTTTTGTGGATTCTTTTGTCCTACTCCTAATTATGTGAATTATTACTCCATGTTTCTAAATTTGATTAAGGTTAATTGCACATGACGTTACTTTTGGTACATAATAATTACAAATTACAATCGCTACCTAAATAGGAAAAAATATTAAACTTCCTTTTCTTATATATTTTTCGCATGACCATACAAACGAAAATAtgtccaagaaaaaaaaaaggcttaatgcatatgcgacCCCCTAAACTTGcctcttttttccattttggtGCCTCAACTAAGCATTGTTTCTATTGAATTCCTggactcgtcctcaagtgtgtctatcaaacacaatgcGACTTACATAGTATTTCATCTTtaatgtagcaacatgctaacatatattctaatttaattatgccatcttttagctaagattaacAACAATTAAGAGGGAAAAAAAGagtagctcttaattaagctggcagggaaagagcagaaccagcagaaaccgatatatccatgacctaaagaatagcttaccacacgtctaaaatattactccacctttattttttcaatttattttttgcttctaataaaaattaGATTTAGAGGGTTTGATAGACATACTTGAGGATGAGTTCAAGGGTTCGATGAGAACAACACTTAGTTAAAGtgctaaaataaaaaataaaaacaaatttagggggctgcatatgcattaataaaaaaaaaaaaagagtttgtgAAGGTAGCAATAGAAACCACCAAAGAATGTGACCTAGAAATGCAAGTTGGATTAGCCAGAACCGTTTTGAATAAATATAACAATTAACTTAAATATACTATTTTTTCACAAAATTTGTAACAGAAGAAGAAAATACAATTGAACTTTAATCACCGAAAGGACCAAAACTTCAAACTTGAAACTTTATAGGTTAAAATCTTCTTGACAAATGTATTTATAGCAATTTAATCGAGAGTTTAAGTTAAGAAACATTCTTAGTATAATAGCTTTTATAGTATTAGACCGCTTAACGGATGTGTCTTTAAAATATGAAATTTATAATCTTAGAAATAAGATATGTTAACTACTATTTTGATAAAAGTGACCTAATAATATACAAGTTCCTTATATAACTTAGACTCTTTAATTGAATTTGTTTATCACTGAAAAgagaaaaaaggagaaagaaaagagATTTTAGTGGAGGATATTTGTGTAACACTGGCTGGAGCTGGACCAGTTGGTGGGTAACATATGAATGCACATTGCCACTCATATGCATTTATACaatttagtggtcgtttggtatgcagaaaaaaaattataatttcagaATTATAATTTTAGAACTAATTTATTTCAAGTTGGGATAAAATAATTTCAAGGTTAATGAAATAAAGTGGCATATTTCATCTTTAAATATGAGTTTCATTTTATATTTTACTttctaccaaacatgatataaaatTAATTCAAAGTTAATGCTGAAATATCTCACCTAATACCGTGCATCAAACGACCAATGGGGTGAAATATAAAGCCGTTTTTTCTTCCTTATTTTGTTGACTCACCCATCCCTTGTTTCCTTCCTCTTGTATTTTAAGCCACCTTAAATTACTCATTTCGACAATACTACAAAcatttaaaaaaggaaaaaaaagaagaaaaaaaacccTACAAACATACCCCACCAATAAACAAGAAAGGTTTTTAAACAGAGTTCTTGTTTCTTCTACTTCTTCTCCTGCCTTGTGACTCTTTAAACTCCATATATCTCTGCAAATTATCCCCACACACATATAGTAAACACAACTCACATGTAAAAAGGAGCctccttcaattttttttttttacacacaaATAATCTCtctatacacacacaaaaaaaaaaaaaaaacattcgtTATTGAATCATTAATGGCTTCTTTTATGGGGTCATTTTTTGTGCACCGTGTGTGttgcattgctttgattttcaCTCTTTGCTTTGCTGCTGACCCTTTTGCTATTTTTGACTTGGAATACTCATATATCACTGTTTCTCCTCTTGGCATTCCCCAACaggttatttttatttttatttttattttttcaatgtTGGACTATTGgatttcaatttatgtggtatGTTACCCTGAAGTTTTTTTTCCCCTGTTTAGGGTGAAACAAAAGTTGGGTTGGGGTTATTAAGTTTGATACAAATGTGGGGTTTTTGGAGGGTTTTCTGGAGATGAAAAGATTAGTATCTCATTTGAGATACAtgtcaatttcaatttttcctcTTTACTTTTTTAAGATTTTGTTCTTTTTACGGTAGTATGATTTAGTGGGTAAAAGTTGAAAGGGACCACTTGGGGTCACTATTTTGGTCtcatgttttttttcttttgactAAAGTTTGATAATTCTGTTTTAGTAAATTAGTGTGGTGATTATTTGTTTTGGTTTGAGATCAGAATGCTGGATTTACTTTGATTTGTTTAGTTTACCTCTTTATCTGGGATTCAACACAAAATTGCTTTAAGGTGCTACAATATTTTCTTGGATGCTGATTTTCTCTTTCTTACGTTTTAGTGGGCATTTGGACATaaaaaatgtgaaatttgaaaaaagtagtatttggaaaaaagttgaaaaatggtatttggaaattggagttgtgtttaTACAACTTGGAAAAAAGTTGAATTTTTGTGAGTTTTTTGGAGTGGAAAATGTGAAAACAGATATTTGGAGTTTCTCGAATTCCAGAATTCTACTTGAAGTACATGAATCCGGAATAAAATTCGAGGAAAAAGTGAAGATTATCCATGGCCAAACGGGCACTTCTTTAGTATAGTGTGCTTAATGAAAACTTATTTAGGAGCTATGCACAAATATCTGCTGTCTTGGGTTTCCATTCTGTCCTGGAAAAAGGGGGGGAAAATAGAAAACAGGCTTTCAATGCTGGTTAATAAACACCATTATTTGACATATAATTGCAGGTTATAGCTGTGAATGGGAAATTTCCAGGTCCTGTCCTTAATGTTACAACCAATTATAATGTTGTGGTGAACGTGAAGAACCAATTGGATGAAAATCTTCTGGTCACTTGGTAAGTTTTCAAGTTATAATCTTAAGCACCTTTGTTGCACTTGTTGAATTATGTCATATTAAGTGTTCTGCactaaagtttttattttttctttgaaTTTTGGCAGGTCTGGAATTCAGATGCGACGGACGTCCTGGCAAGTCGGAGTTCTTGGTACAAATTGTCCCATTCCTGCTACATGGAACTTCACTTATCAGTTTCAAGTAAAGGATCAGATTGGTAGCTTCTTCTATTTCCCTTCCCTCAACATGCAGAGGGCAGCTGGTGGTTTTGGTTCTTTTATTGTCACGAACCGTAACATTATCCCTATTCCTTTTAGCCCTCCTCATGGGGATATAGTGATAATTATTGGCGATTGGTACACCTGCAGCCATACGGTTAGTGTCTGTTCCATTTGTTTTCTCTTTCAAGCAGTGTGGCGTTTGAATTTACTGGTACCATCTCCGGTTTATTTTCAATTCATAGGCTTTAAGGAAGGACCTTGATGCTGGGAAGCTATTGGGAATGCCAGATGGAGTACTTATTAATGGAAAAGGCCCATACAGATACAACACGACGCTCGTACCTGATGGCATTGACCATGAAACAATAAATGTTGATCCAGGTCAACCTCTTCAAAATTTGCTAACTAAGTTTCGATATAATTGATTGGTGGTTGTCCTTCTCCCTTGATTTGACTGAAAATTTGCCTGCTCATTTATGATGTTTATCAAATTGATCTGTCCACTTGGAATTGTTTTCTGATGACCTTTAGTTGTCTTTAGCCTATGTGTTCTTTAGTAAAACACAAAAGATTTCATGTTAGGAAAGTgataacgatttttttttttttttgtatattcaACTTTTGTTGTCCTTTTTGAGCCTGTAAATCAGAGTTCATGCTATATCAATCTTGTAGAAAGTGGAAGAGTGTTTGATGACTTATAAACATTGCAAAGTAGCAGATATGTGAAACTTGTAGATTAAAATTTTTGAGCTTGTTATTTGAAATTATCATCTTATTTGAAAGCAAGTAATTTGAATGTTTCTGCTGTTTGACACAAATCTTAACCCTCTGTATGTGATAATATGTTGTACTGCAGGCAAAACCTATCGGGTTCGGGTGCACAATGTTGGAAGCTCTACTTGTTTGAATTTTAGGATTCAAAATCATAATTTACTGTTGGTGGAGACGGAGGGATATTACACTTCGCAGCAGAATTATACTAGTGTAGATATTCATGTTGGACAGTCTTACACATTTCTGGTTACCATGGATCAGAATGCAAGTAGTGATTACTATGTTGTGGCGAGTGCTAGATTTGTAAATCAAACAATCTGGCAAAAAGTAACTGGTGTTGCGGTTTTACATTATTCCAACTCCAAAGGAAAGGCTGCTGGCCCCCTTCCAGACCCTCCAAATGATGTTTATGACACATCTTATGCATTGAATCAGGCCATGTCCATCAGGTTTATTTTATGGTTCCTTTGATATCACTATTTCACTCAATTGATTGGAAAAATGCTTCCTTATAAACTTAGAAATTAGCTTGTGGGCTACTTAGTTGGCCACCATATCTGTTTTAATATAACTCCTTAgggtcaatttttttttgggaaaatacTCCTTGAGGCATCTCAAGTAATACAAATTGGTATACTTTTTAAGATCACTAATTTTGCTTTGGAACTTGCAATTGTTTCATGGCATTGATCAATCTTATGCAATGTGCAGGCAAAATGTTTCTGCAAGTGGAGCTCGGCCGAATCCTCAAGGATCTTTCCATTATGGTCAAATTAATGTCACAGATGTTTATTTGCTAAAGAGTGTGCCACCAGTGTCAATTGATGGAAAGCTTCGAGCTACCTATAATGGGATTTCATTTAAAAATCCTGCTACTCCAATGAGGCTTGCTGATGTATACTATGTGAAGGGTGTCTACAAGCTTGATTTCCCAACCAAGCCAATGAACAGACCACCCAAGGTGGACACTTCCATTATCAATGCCACATACAAGGGATTTATAGAAGTCGTATTGCAGAACAATGACACTGTAGTCCAGAGCTTTCACATGGATGGTTACTCATTTTTTGTTGTTGGGTATATAGCTTCTGCTTAAAATAGTATCATTCTAATTGTGTTTAGCTTCCCACCAAGTGAATGTTATATGTAATTATTTGCCTATTTGCTGTAGGATGGGTTTTGGAGAATGGACAGAGAACAACAGGGGATCTTATAATAGGTGGGATGCAATTTCCCGGTCTACGACTCAGGTTTGTCTTGTACAGCTGTCTTTATTTATATTGTTTGAAGAACTCAAAAGCTCCAGGTAGGATATATTTAGGGATGAACCTTTTTGGACCGCTATAAAAAATAGCGGGAAAATGTATATGTAATGCATATTAaggaaatatatacatataatatgcaTTCTATccacaaatatacatataatgtacataatcagtgtatatgtaatgtatattttggctagcgccTGTAATTAATGTTGGCCAACGGGCCAGAAATGAAAAAAGCCCATACATTTACCTATTCCTTTTTCTTTAGGTTTTCCCCGGAGGATGGACAGCAGTTTTGGTATCTCTTGACAACGTTGGGGTATGGAACCTCAGAGCAGAAAACCTGGACAGGTGGTATCTAGGGCAGGAAACGTATATGAGAATTATCAATCCCGAAGATCATAGCAACAAAACAGAAATGCGAGTGCCTCACAATGTTCTCTACTGTGGTGCTCTTAGTTATAAGCAAAAGTATGATATCGTCATCTCTTATCTCAGTTACACCTAGTTTTGGTTTACTCTAACGCACCCCTAAATTGATCATACATAACATATATTTCAGGAAACAGAAAACATCTTCAGCGACTTCCATATTTGGAAGCTCAGAGCTATATTTTACATTGCTGTTGGTGTTCTCTGCTGTTATCAGTCTTGTATGTTAGAGTTCAACCTCAGTTGCTGAAAAACATTGGAACAGCTGGAACTGGGAATTCACTTTCTTGTAGGAGAATGAGCTTATAGGATttgagtttctttttttttttttttcccttgggAAAGTTAATTAACATTAGTTTGCAGAGTGTCCCTttgatttcatttttgttttctttctaaaATGATTGTGGCATTATGTGAAGCCAACTTACTGACAGTATTTCACCGGGGGGATCCATCATGCTTTAAGTAACTGCATAGTGATGATGAGCAACCCTTCTGGTAATTCTCGTTTATCCCCTCTACATTTAGATCATTGGTTCTATGTTCGTTTTTCCAGTTGTGGCTTCTTCGATCTGTTGTGAGAGTTCTGTTTCATTCTTTTGTTATTTTCTGGTAGATTTTTAGCTTCTGGCTACCATCAAGTTATCTTAACGTGCTAGCAAAGCATGTGGAGTTTCGATCATTGCAAAATTTCCTTCTTTGGTTCTTGCCCAGTTTGCAAGAGCATCAACCCAATTAGTTCCTTGTATATGTTGGACCTTTACAACCCCACCTGTGCAGCGATGAAGTCCTGAACCAGAAACAGGAGTTACCAGATAAGGCCCATTACTCATTACTCATTAGCATATTCTAGGTATGATAGACGGCATAGCTATATAGCCACCTTTTATGCCTGTTACAAAATATTAGCCACTGTTTCACGTATTAAATTTAGCCACTTTCTTGACGCGAAAAAAGTTTTGAACAAAAATACTCCCAAACTAAAACGTTATTGAAATTCGAAGCTGACGGCGTTCAAATATTTATAAGTTCAAAACCAAGAGATGATTCATTGGGTTTAAATATTGAAGTTTCAAAACCAAAGAAGGATTCATTGGGATAAAAAATTTACCGGAGTTTCAACACCAAAGAAGGATTCATGGGTTTAAATCTTCATTTCAAAAATCAAGGAACGATCTATCAGGTTCAGACTTTTATAAGTTCAAAACTAAAGAACGTATCGTATTTTGAGTAaggttatttttattttttattaaagtgcggctattttcatattacttttcAAATGATGGTTAAAATTTAATAGCAGGTTTGAGAACGGATCATCCCACCTAATCTTAATGTTTTGcaatgacaaagtcatgattAGGTAAAACTGTAAATATTATCTATAAGAAAGTATTTGGAGTTTGAACGGGGCAACAATTGTAGTATTTTCAAAGTTCGAGCAATTTTGTTACGGAAAAGGACCTAAAATGCCCTTGAACTTGGGATTTGGTATAAAAATGTCCTCCGTTTACCGTTTCGCTCTAAAATGCCCCTGTCGTCAACCTATTGGACCTAAATTGCCCTTATTTTTAACGGCTTTATTTTTAACTCCTCATTGACAACAAGGGCATTTTAGAGCGCAAAGGTAAACAAATGACATCTTTGTACCAAATCCCATAGTTGGAGGGCATTTTAGGCCCATTTCCCTTtaaaaactctctctctctctctctctctctctctctctccactcATCAGCCCACCCAACCCCCTTTGACCCATTTTCTTCTTTCTTCCATTTTAGTCTTCTTCTTCCCATCAACCCCTCCCTCCTCCAATATTTTCTCTAATTACTTATTTGTTTGCTAATTGTTAAAAGTAAACCGTTTAATTATGCAAAATTATTTTGATTTTgaccaaaataattaaattagttTGAGTTTGAATCTGATCCTAAGTTTTTATCATTTACTTAATTATCTAAGCTTCTTGATTTAacagaataaaatatgatttattaattataagttagcttataccattaattaaataat
The nucleotide sequence above comes from Lycium barbarum isolate Lr01 chromosome 3, ASM1917538v2, whole genome shotgun sequence. Encoded proteins:
- the LOC132631729 gene encoding monocopper oxidase-like protein SKS1 isoform X1 codes for the protein MASFMGSFFVHRVCCIALIFTLCFAADPFAIFDLEYSYITVSPLGIPQQVIAVNGKFPGPVLNVTTNYNVVVNVKNQLDENLLVTWSGIQMRRTSWQVGVLGTNCPIPATWNFTYQFQVKDQIGSFFYFPSLNMQRAAGGFGSFIVTNRNIIPIPFSPPHGDIVIIIGDWYTCSHTALRKDLDAGKLLGMPDGVLINGKGPYRYNTTLVPDGIDHETINVDPGKTYRVRVHNVGSSTCLNFRIQNHNLLLVETEGYYTSQQNYTSVDIHVGQSYTFLVTMDQNASSDYYVVASARFVNQTIWQKVTGVAVLHYSNSKGKAAGPLPDPPNDVYDTSYALNQAMSIRQNVSASGARPNPQGSFHYGQINVTDVYLLKSVPPVSIDGKLRATYNGISFKNPATPMRLADVYYVKGVYKLDFPTKPMNRPPKVDTSIINATYKGFIEVVLQNNDTVVQSFHMDGYSFFVVGMGFGEWTENNRGSYNRWDAISRSTTQVFPGGWTAVLVSLDNVGVWNLRAENLDRWYLGQETYMRIINPEDHSNKTEMRVPHNVLYCGALSYKQKKQKTSSATSIFGSSELYFTLLLVFSAVISLVC
- the LOC132631729 gene encoding monocopper oxidase-like protein SKS1 isoform X2, with the protein product MRRTSWQVGVLGTNCPIPATWNFTYQFQVKDQIGSFFYFPSLNMQRAAGGFGSFIVTNRNIIPIPFSPPHGDIVIIIGDWYTCSHTALRKDLDAGKLLGMPDGVLINGKGPYRYNTTLVPDGIDHETINVDPGKTYRVRVHNVGSSTCLNFRIQNHNLLLVETEGYYTSQQNYTSVDIHVGQSYTFLVTMDQNASSDYYVVASARFVNQTIWQKVTGVAVLHYSNSKGKAAGPLPDPPNDVYDTSYALNQAMSIRQNVSASGARPNPQGSFHYGQINVTDVYLLKSVPPVSIDGKLRATYNGISFKNPATPMRLADVYYVKGVYKLDFPTKPMNRPPKVDTSIINATYKGFIEVVLQNNDTVVQSFHMDGYSFFVVGMGFGEWTENNRGSYNRWDAISRSTTQVFPGGWTAVLVSLDNVGVWNLRAENLDRWYLGQETYMRIINPEDHSNKTEMRVPHNVLYCGALSYKQKKQKTSSATSIFGSSELYFTLLLVFSAVISLVC